From a single Lolium rigidum isolate FL_2022 chromosome 7, APGP_CSIRO_Lrig_0.1, whole genome shotgun sequence genomic region:
- the LOC124672587 gene encoding uncharacterized protein LOC124672587, protein MGLAQKAVGVCGAPFATDLLGSEQPPTFDRRGSTSGENPEEGATLLTHLWRLGGDGISGVWILLLVFFRISLLVIRETMAPVLHRKSDIDSAVSLVYKSVVSVELFKIGPTYYKSLTGFVISASQGATFIAANFSQVEKDPPDVIHVIFSDGIIEEATVISKSTFSGHVILKVQVSGDQYPPVNLDDKKVLTDIVILLSNIRENGRNTYSTSVICPDNDSDCKKENVVGKADFFTLGFSIDINTIIGAPIFDLDGHLVGTVHSCDGKFGPTYAQHALSFVPALREMMKGFDQVSEK, encoded by the exons ATGGGCCTGGCCCAGAAGGCAGTTGGGGTGTGCGGTGCCCCGTTTGCCACCGACCTGCTCGGTAGCGAGCAGCCCCCCACATTCGACCGGCGGGGCTCGACCAGTGGAGAAAATCCGGAAGAGGGCGCTACTCTCCTCACCCATCTCTGGCGTCTCGGCGGCGACGGCATCTCTGGTGTCTG GATTTTGTTGCTGGTGTTTTTCAGGATTTCGTTGCTGGTTATCAGAGAGACCATGGCCCCA GTCCTCCATCGCAAGTCCGATATTGATAGTGCGGTGTCTCTGGTTTACAAGTCAGTTGTTTCAGTTGAGTTATTCAAAATAGGTCCTACCTACTATAAGAGCTTGACTGGATTTGTCATTTCTGCAAGTCAAGGAGCAACCTTTATTGCTGCCAATTTTTCACAAGTAGAAAAGGACCCCCCAGATGTTATTCATGTTATATTTTCTGATGGTATAATTGAAGAAGCAACAGTTATTAGCAAGAGCACTTTTTCGGGCCATGTGATTCTCAAGGTGCAAGTTAGTGGCGATCAATACCCCCCAGTCAACTTGGATGACAAAAAGGTCCTAACTGACATTGTTATCTTATTGTCCAACATAAGAGAGAATGGAAGAAACACATATAGCACATCTGTTAT ATGTCCAGACAATGATTCTGATTGTAAGAAAGAAAATGTTGTCGGGAAAGCTGATTTTTTCACTCTGGGGTTTAGTAttgatatcaatactatcatcggTGCTCCAATATTTGATTTGGATGGACATCTCGTGGGAACCGTACATTCCTGTGATGGTAAATTTGGACCAACGTATGCACAACATGCTCTTTCTTTTGTCCCTGCGTTAAGAGAGATGATGAAAG GCTTTGACCAAGTCAGTGAAAAGTAG